A genomic stretch from Corynebacterium sp. 21KM1197 includes:
- the rplM gene encoding 50S ribosomal protein L13, with protein sequence MSTYHPKSGDITRKWYVIDATDVVLGRLATHAANLLRGKGKPQFAPNVDCGDHVIIINADKVAVSSNKREREMRYRHSGYPGGLKTMTLGRALADHPARTVEESIRGMMPHNKLSNASIKKLHVYAGAEHPHAGQKPENYEIKVVAQ encoded by the coding sequence GTGTCTACTTATCACCCGAAGAGCGGTGACATCACCCGCAAGTGGTATGTCATCGACGCCACTGACGTGGTTCTGGGTCGTCTTGCCACCCACGCTGCAAACCTGCTGCGCGGAAAGGGTAAGCCCCAGTTCGCCCCCAACGTTGATTGTGGCGATCACGTCATCATCATCAACGCTGACAAGGTTGCTGTCAGCTCCAACAAGCGCGAGCGTGAAATGCGCTACCGTCACTCGGGCTACCCCGGTGGCCTCAAGACCATGACCCTGGGCCGCGCGCTTGCCGATCACCCGGCACGCACCGTGGAGGAGTCCATCCGGGGCATGATGCCGCACAACAAGTTGTCCAACGCTTCCATCAAGAAGCTGCATGTTTACGCTGGCGCTGAGCACCCGCACGCTGGCCAGAAGCCGGAGAACTACGAGATCAAGGTGGTGGCACAGTGA
- the rpsI gene encoding 30S ribosomal protein S9, translating to MTEPNNNIENNVADAEDLAAAAAATEEFTNTIGDHLVSETEVEVEVEQAGVEGPIQTVGRRKRAIVRVRLVPGSGEFVCNGRTLEDYFPNKIHQQTVKSPLVLLDREGQFDIQANLKGGGPTGQAGAFRLAIARALNAYAPADRAALKKAGFLTRDARAVERKKAGLHKARRAPQYSKR from the coding sequence GTGACCGAGCCGAACAACAACATCGAGAACAACGTCGCAGACGCCGAGGACTTGGCTGCCGCTGCGGCCGCCACCGAGGAGTTCACCAACACCATCGGTGACCACCTGGTTTCTGAGACCGAGGTTGAGGTCGAGGTGGAGCAGGCTGGCGTCGAGGGTCCCATTCAGACCGTGGGCCGCCGTAAGCGTGCCATCGTGCGCGTGCGCCTGGTTCCGGGCTCCGGCGAGTTCGTGTGCAATGGCCGCACGCTGGAGGACTACTTCCCGAACAAGATTCACCAGCAGACCGTGAAGTCCCCGCTGGTGCTTCTGGATCGTGAAGGCCAGTTCGACATTCAGGCAAACCTGAAGGGTGGTGGCCCCACCGGCCAGGCCGGTGCTTTCCGCCTGGCCATTGCCCGTGCGCTTAACGCCTACGCTCCGGCGGATCGCGCGGCGCTGAAGAAGGCTGGCTTCCTCACCCGTGACGCTCGTGCCGTCGAGCGCAAGAAGGCCGGTCTGCACAAGGCACGTCGTGCCCCGCAGTACTCCAAGCGCTAA
- the glmM gene encoding phosphoglucosamine mutase, with amino-acid sequence MTRLFGTDGVRGLANEALTASLALRLGAAAAQVLTAEKQSSKRRPLAIVGRDPRVSGEMLAAALAAGMASRGVDVLRVGVLPTPAVAFLTDDYGADMGVMISASHNPMPDNGIKFFSAGGRKLPDTVEDEIEAVMAQLKEEGPTGHGVGRVIEEATDAHERYLAHLKEAVKADLTGLRVVVDAANGAAAEIAPEAYRRAGAEVIAIHNEPNAYNINDNCGSTHIEQTQRAVLEHGADLGLAHDGDADRCLAVDAQGRVVDGDQIMAILAVAMRDNNELKKNTLVATVMSNLGLRLAMEEQGITVVPTKVGDRYVLEEINASGFSLGGEQSGHIIIPEYGTTGDGVLTGLSLMARMAEKGESLADLASVMTVLPQVLINVPVSNKSVIAQNDQVIAAIEEAEAELGETGRVLLRPSGTEELFRVMVEAAEEEQARKVAGKLAAVVAAV; translated from the coding sequence ATGACTCGACTTTTTGGCACTGATGGTGTGCGCGGCTTGGCAAACGAGGCTTTGACGGCCTCCCTGGCATTGAGGTTGGGGGCGGCGGCAGCGCAGGTGCTCACGGCTGAGAAGCAATCCTCCAAGCGTCGCCCGCTCGCTATCGTGGGCCGTGATCCGAGGGTATCGGGGGAGATGCTGGCGGCGGCGCTGGCGGCGGGCATGGCGTCGAGAGGCGTCGATGTGCTGCGCGTGGGGGTGCTGCCCACGCCCGCCGTGGCTTTCCTGACCGATGATTATGGTGCGGATATGGGCGTGATGATCTCCGCCTCGCACAATCCCATGCCGGATAATGGCATCAAGTTTTTCTCCGCCGGTGGGCGCAAACTTCCGGATACCGTGGAGGATGAGATTGAGGCCGTGATGGCTCAATTGAAGGAGGAGGGACCCACGGGGCACGGCGTGGGGCGCGTGATCGAGGAGGCCACGGACGCCCACGAGCGCTATCTGGCTCATCTCAAGGAGGCGGTGAAGGCCGATCTCACGGGGCTGCGAGTGGTGGTGGACGCCGCTAACGGTGCGGCCGCAGAGATCGCCCCGGAGGCTTATCGGCGCGCCGGTGCCGAGGTCATTGCTATTCATAATGAGCCGAACGCCTATAACATCAACGATAACTGCGGTTCTACGCACATCGAGCAGACCCAGCGCGCGGTGCTGGAACACGGTGCCGACCTGGGATTGGCACACGACGGCGACGCGGATCGCTGCCTGGCGGTGGACGCGCAGGGGCGGGTGGTCGATGGGGATCAGATCATGGCGATTCTGGCGGTGGCCATGCGGGATAACAACGAGTTGAAGAAGAACACCCTCGTGGCCACCGTGATGAGCAACCTGGGGCTTCGCCTGGCGATGGAGGAGCAAGGGATCACCGTGGTACCCACCAAGGTGGGGGATCGCTACGTACTGGAGGAGATTAACGCCTCGGGCTTTAGCCTGGGCGGTGAGCAATCGGGACACATCATTATCCCCGAATATGGCACCACCGGCGATGGGGTTTTGACGGGACTCAGCCTCATGGCGCGCATGGCGGAAAAGGGTGAATCCCTGGCGGATCTGGCCTCCGTGATGACGGTTCTGCCCCAGGTGCTCATCAACGTGCCCGTTTCCAATAAGAGCGTGATCGCCCAGAATGATCAGGTGATCGCGGCTATCGAGGAAGCGGAGGCGGAGCTGGGGGAGACGGGCCGGGTGTTGCTGCGGCCCTCGGGGACGGAGGAGTTATTCCGCGTGATGGTGGAGGCCGCGGAAGAGGAGCAGGCCCGCAAGGTGGCTGGAAAGCTCGCCGCGGTGGTGGCCGCAGTATAA
- a CDS encoding WXG100 family type VII secretion target, whose amino-acid sequence MDHIKYSFGAIEAAAGDIHATSGRINGLLGELKALLQPMVAAWEGDSATAYQAAQEKWDRSAEDLNQILDTISRTVTQGNDRMADVNRAAAASWG is encoded by the coding sequence ATGGATCACATTAAGTATTCGTTCGGGGCCATTGAGGCTGCCGCCGGTGATATTCACGCCACCTCGGGCAGAATCAATGGGTTGCTGGGCGAACTCAAGGCGCTGCTGCAACCGATGGTGGCGGCGTGGGAAGGTGATTCCGCAACGGCGTATCAGGCCGCGCAGGAAAAATGGGATCGCTCCGCTGAGGATTTGAATCAGATCCTTGACACCATTTCACGCACGGTTACCCAGGGCAATGACCGCATGGCGGATGTCAATCGCGCCGCAGCGGCCTCGTGGGGATAG
- a CDS encoding type VII secretion-associated protein, whose amino-acid sequence MSSLVITILEEATVFEGADTVYRYDLVPPVLTEPWALTAVVEQAQAVLPEDGEPVEVRVTMELAPDAPDAPGREEAGLAVEAVQAALRAGLPTALPEAVQEVGLGVREGEPVVEPGDVGDSGDAGYAERPEPTEILYPSLPSRTSPVNGSSASGRDALALMKGRTGKHTRGGDEPLWRRFTWIHLAMVGIIAAVVGLSWWTMGRSTTLGTEPKAQGIVGSPVPVAAEESEGAAASPQGPASSSPPIVVHEIGRVRASTTAGFRGDMEGEDVVFRGEDEALRIRVSADPVFGVPAEAVLREVMETVEHDPTLSGVEPGAPPQGEKEKVRYREEPGDGSVVEWVTWVEAGHHVSVGCHTREASTVVQRAACRIVEESTGVL is encoded by the coding sequence GTGAGCAGTTTGGTTATCACGATTCTGGAGGAAGCCACCGTCTTTGAGGGCGCGGATACCGTGTACCGCTATGACCTGGTGCCGCCGGTGCTTACCGAACCGTGGGCCTTGACCGCGGTGGTGGAACAAGCCCAGGCGGTGTTGCCCGAGGATGGGGAGCCGGTGGAGGTGCGGGTAACCATGGAACTCGCCCCGGACGCCCCGGACGCGCCGGGACGGGAGGAGGCGGGCCTGGCGGTGGAGGCGGTGCAGGCGGCGTTACGGGCCGGGTTACCGACTGCATTACCGGAAGCCGTGCAGGAAGTGGGGTTGGGGGTGCGGGAGGGGGAACCAGTGGTCGAACCGGGGGACGTTGGGGACTCAGGGGACGCTGGGTACGCGGAGCGCCCTGAGCCCACGGAGATTCTTTACCCCTCTCTGCCGTCGCGGACATCGCCGGTTAATGGATCGTCGGCCAGTGGGCGGGACGCCCTTGCCTTGATGAAAGGGAGAACCGGGAAGCATACGCGCGGGGGTGATGAGCCGCTGTGGCGACGTTTTACCTGGATACACCTGGCGATGGTGGGGATTATCGCTGCCGTGGTGGGGTTATCGTGGTGGACGATGGGGAGGAGCACGACTCTGGGCACAGAGCCCAAGGCGCAGGGGATCGTGGGGAGTCCCGTGCCCGTAGCGGCGGAGGAGTCTGAGGGGGCGGCGGCAAGCCCGCAAGGGCCAGCGTCTTCCTCGCCACCCATCGTGGTGCACGAAATCGGACGGGTGCGGGCCTCCACCACTGCCGGTTTCCGGGGAGATATGGAGGGGGAGGATGTGGTTTTCCGGGGTGAGGATGAGGCACTGAGGATAAGGGTGTCCGCCGATCCGGTGTTCGGGGTGCCGGCGGAAGCGGTGTTGCGGGAGGTAATGGAAACGGTGGAACACGATCCCACGTTGAGCGGGGTGGAACCGGGTGCGCCTCCCCAGGGAGAAAAGGAAAAGGTGCGATACCGGGAGGAACCGGGTGATGGCTCGGTGGTGGAGTGGGTGACGTGGGTGGAGGCGGGGCACCACGTAAGCGTGGGGTGCCATACCCGGGAAGCCTCTACCGTGGTGCAGCGGGCTGCGTGTCGCATTGTGGAGGAGTCCACGGGGGTGCTGTAG
- a CDS encoding WXG100 family type VII secretion target gives MSGMFRTEADVMVATAGRVDDTNSQVQSELTRLQGVVDGVRGSWAGNAQVSFDNLMERWNTSARELREALGSISENIRSNAHHFEDMEAQNAQAFSAVGGSGLAL, from the coding sequence ATGTCAGGAATGTTCAGAACGGAAGCTGACGTCATGGTCGCCACCGCAGGCCGCGTGGACGATACCAATAGCCAGGTGCAATCGGAATTGACCAGATTGCAGGGCGTGGTGGACGGGGTACGAGGCTCCTGGGCGGGTAACGCACAGGTGAGTTTTGACAACCTCATGGAGAGGTGGAACACCTCGGCCCGGGAGTTGCGTGAGGCGCTGGGATCTATCAGTGAGAATATTCGGTCCAATGCCCATCACTTTGAGGACATGGAAGCGCAGAATGCCCAGGCCTTTAGCGCCGTGGGCGGATCGGGTCTTGCCCTGTAG